The nucleotide window gcatcaacgtaaatatgtgattcattaaaattatacatgcatataatataattgaataccaaaaaaaaaaaaaaaaaaaaaaaaaaaaaaaaaaaaaaatttagggctgcacacagcagcccattcccctcttctcaccccgtgggcctgtaatcccacccgagggttcttggcctatatttttaggccccgagattttattatttaattttttttaaataatatgggtttttatattttcacccacactttaatttggccctgaagaccaaaaataaattaattcacttatcattatacaatatctctgcatatattctttgcatatttgtttgcatatatatatttgtgtttgcctgcaggaatatatgaacctgaagttcataattactttgaaacccgaagtttcttatacacatgccttgtttgaaaacccgaagttttcacttaaatatatcacccatgaaaacccgaagtttttcatgcaaaattaaaccaatacatgtctattagaacctgtatgttctactcctatgtgaatggattgatttttctccattacactaaccacatcttgtccatctattttgataggaccatgtcgaatttgaacaaactcgacttcaccgctttggaggtttctggaaggaactacctcaagtgggttcaagatgtgaagctccacctcactgcaaagaacttgcgtcctgctattgaagaagcaacagataaacctgttggcgaagctgaaaaagccactgctatgatcttcatccgaagacatatccatgacgctctacaaactAAGTACATTGCtaaggaggatccacgtgcattatgggtcgctttggctgatcgcttcgatcaccaaaaggacatattcttgcctgaagcaagacacgactggcagcacttgcgcttccaagactttaagtctgtgaatgaatataattctgaagtttgtcgaatccgatcacttctcaagttttgcaatgaaactttgactgaagaggatctcctggagaagacctactcgaccttctctgcttctaatattgtcctgcagcaacaatatagagctcagaagttcactaagttctcggatttgatctctgttttacttcttgctgaaaagcagaaccagctgttgatgaagaatcatcaagctcgacctactggggctactgctgtgcctgaagcacattatagcactaatcagcacccaaaacgccaaaagaggcgtggtaagggcggccagaagccatcccaccaaggtcaacagagccaaggcccatccaagggaggaaacaaagcccataagcgcccaaacctcgctcccaaggccccgaacttcaagaataaaggcaaagcacctgccacaatgaatgacgatatgtgctatcgttgtggttccaaggaccattggtcccgtatttgccgtgctcccaagaaggttgtggatgcatatcattctcgtcgtacgaagtttgaatcaaacttcctgcaagtggacgaaccggagactacaaagatggaggtttctgattttcaggaggataccactcctatggaagattagaatcttagacatagacttatttttcagttaaaataagacaattggggccgaattccaccttgtggccgaaccccaccttgttttttggttgattttgaacaattttcctttatgttttggattattagttggcgatttattttggatattaagttttttccttgaataaatgaaattattttgaattgatacttgtttttataaacttttatgcatgtgaccaattcaaattaatttttcattctaggtatgaatagtgggaaagttagttgtctggcagatagtgcaaccacgcatactgttttgcgtgaacgcatctatttcactaactttgtacctaagaatgcacctctgacaaccctctcaggcccatccaacctgatcgaaggatacggtaaggcacgtataatgttgtccaatggtacaatcttgaccattgctgaggcactctattctccacgttccggaagaacgttactaagtttcaaggacattagagataacaattaccacgctgaaacccacgtagaaaacggagttgaatttctgtgcgtaacttcctacaaatatggccagaagcgtattctagagaagatggagcgtaacccgagtggtctgtatactacgaccatacgccccatagaatgccactatgtggccggccctaccacagggactgcgcatgaaattacactttggcatgatcgtttgggacatcatagacgaatagcgatgcgccgtatcctcaaaacttcacacgggcatccactaacccgaagcttaggttcgatccatgaaattgcatgccaaacatgttctatgggaaagcttattactaagccttcttatgacaagattcgttcgaatcctcccatttttctacaacggattcagggggacatttgtggaccgattcaacctccctgcggaccatttagatattttatggttttggttgacgcttctacacgttggtcacacgtgtgcttgttgcccacaaggaacgctgcattctccaaactgttggctcaggttatcaagctcagggctcaccaccctgattatccgatcaaatctattcgattggataatgctggagaattcacatctaaaacttttgatgactattgcatgtcggttggggttgaagttgaacatcctgtaccccatgttcacacccagaacgacctggcagaggctttcattaagcgtttacaaatgattgctcgatcgttggtcatacgtaccaagctcccgatcgctgcttggggccatgcaatattgcacgcagcaaagttggtccgcctgaggcctgttgcgacacaaccatttagtgcccttcagttggtcactggatgcgaacccgacatatcgcatctgcgcgtttttggttgtgcggtccatgtgccgatctcgccgcccttacgtacaaaaatggggcctcagcgaaggatgggaatctatgtcggatatgattctccttcgattattcgttacttagaacctttgacaggcgatctgtttaccgctcgtttcgcggattgtcacttctatgagacagtcttcccgtcgttagggggagataagaacgtcaacgttcctaatgaacgacgcgaattatcgtggacgactcccactttgtctcatttagatccccgcaccgctcagtctgaagctgaagtgcagcgcatattagatctccagagcatagctcagagcatgccagatgctttcaccgatctagcgcgcgtgacaagatcacatattccagctgcgaatacgcctgcaaagatggatgtaccaaatgtacgacggactaccctcctggaagcccgggacgccaattctggtgatccacgtacattagcggctagccaatcatctgcccctacacaaaagcgtggcagaccccttggttcaaaggattcacacccccggaagaggaaaaccacggcacaaggtcttgaagagcctaccgtgaatccgactatcgcttactcattttacccaactcatgaggaaattctagattatggaagcgtccttgaagagacgaatcctcctcccgagaatcgtgagatttcggtctattatgctagcttagatgatgtgtggcgtagaaatgagatgtttgtcgacgatgcattagcatttgcagtagctactgagatcatgttgagcgatgacattgaaccgcgttccgttgatgaatgtcgacgtagagctgattggtcaaactggaaacaagcaatccaagtcgaacttgattcacttgcgaaacgtaaggtgtttggacctgtaattcctactcctccacatgtgaagcccgttggctacaagtgggttttcgttcggaagcgtaatgagaagaacgaaattgtgcgttacaaagctcgtcttgtagcacaaggtttctcacaacgccccgggattgactatgacgaaacttactcacccgttatggatgtgattacttttcgataccttatcagtttggtagtttccgaaaaactggatatgcagctgatggacgtagtaaccgcgtatctctatggggatcttgatacggaaatttatatgaaagttcctgaaggacttacattgactggttcaaatatttccaaaccccggaacacgctctcaattcggctgaggcgttcactatacggtttgaaacaatccggaagaatgtggtataaccgtttaagtgagtatttgactagtcagggatatgtgaataacgaactatgccattgtgtgttcattaagaagtcacattccggatttacgattgttgcagtatatgtcgatgacatgaatctcatcggaactcctgaagagctcgcgagaactgcttcgcacctgaagtcggaatttgagatgaaagatctaggtaagactcgatattgtctcggcctcgagatagagcattgttcggatggaatcctagtacatcaatcgaactacacccagaaggtgttgcgccgttttaatgaggataaagcgaagccttcgagtactcctatggtcgttcgtacgctagatgcaaagcgagatcccttccgtccgaaagaggatgatgaagagattttggagcctgaagttccttatctaagtgcgataggcgctttattgtacttagctcaatgcactagacccgacatctccttcgctgttaatcttttggcaagatacagcaatgcaccaacacgcagacattggactggcgtgaaagacatcttccgttaccttaagggtactacggatttgggcttattctatccctacgaatcctcgagtgatgccgcaccctatgctcatcgggttgattctcgccttgttggttatgccgacgctggatacttatctgatccgcacaaggcgcgttctcaaacgggttatgtctttaccgttggaggcaccgtaatatcttggaggtcaactaaacagaccttagttgccacttcgtctaaccatgctgaaattctcgccttacatgaagcaactcgggaatgcttttggttgagagcagtagtgggccatattcgaagctcctgtgatcttcatcccgccgttaatgccccgacgacgatttttgaagacaacgcagcttgcatcgaacagctcaagaagggttacatcaaaggagacaacaccaagcatattgcgccgaagttcttctttacacatcaacaacaagagcatcagaagattgaagtcacgcaaatccgatcacaagacaatctggccgacctcttcaccaaatcactaccgaaggcgacgtttcagaagcttgttcatggaattggtatgcgtaaactttctgagttgtaactttgctatttctctttggaattatgtcaaactcagggggagtatcttctagatacttgcttgatcttaatgtactctttttccctacgattaggagcatttttcccactgggtttttgctacctaactaggttttaacgaggcacccaccttgggctggtcatatccctgatgacgtcctgtagacgtttcttttgactttgcatttctcacgcatttttccttagactatggattttgtccctacttgggtttttgccatagccttagggttttttagtgagacttactacttatgcaagttcctaccttattgagaataagcgttgttccttggaatcaatgccAACGAGTTGACTTCCTCAAcctctgcatgatgctgaatctaccttgagtatttacccactcaagggggagtggtgtaaacattcctagtttaagtatgattgtgtaaatcctagataagatttgattctagttatcctttcctattacaacttgtattacttggagaagaaggaatatcttctctccctttactactataaataaaggcacaatgtaggagggataacaacacacacattcccctacaattctacaaacacacatctctctcctctctctctctctgccgccggccctagtccatctgtcagataaaatagaccacaacagaATGGTTATTTTGGtatcaataaaaattttaaaaattgttaaatttgaaTGTATGATCCTCCATAACACTCGAAACTGACTGGCTCGCCCTTGTTTTCATTCGAAAACTCAAAAAAACCAAATTTGGATCACCCCTATTTTCTTTAATAACTATAGATGTTGCAGTAATGGAACTCCAAGTTTATTTAGTATTGTTGGATTTTGGCATCTTGTGTGGTAATTAATAAGTTTAGTAATTGAACCTCAATCTATCAGGCCTTAGGGACTTGGAGTTTGATTTAGTTTGTCTCTTAAACTGGTGGTGTTCTTTCCTGTGTATATTTAAATGTGAAGAATTCctgtagaaaaaaaaagactgcCGAAATGTCCCAGGTGCATGAAATTGAAACTCCTGAAGATAGGGTGGTCGCAATCATGTCCAAGTTGCTGCCCAAGTCTCTGATGCGATTCAAATGCATACGCAAGTCTTGGTGACTCTCATCAATAGTCCAAGTTTTGTGGCCAAGCACCTCAGCAATTCTGTGGACAACAAATTCTCATCCTCCACTTGTATCCTCCTCAACCGTTCTCAGGTTCACGTTTTCCCGGACAAGAGTTGGAAACATGAAGTTTTATGGtccatgattaatttttttaatgatagAGTTGCATGCACCCTTTATTATGGTGTTGAGGACCTAAATATACCGTTTACAAGGGATGaccatcaacatgtactgattcATGGTTATTGCAATGGAATTGTTTGTGTAATATCAGGTAAGAATATTCTTTTATGCAATCCTGTAACGAGGGAATTCAGGCAACTTCCTGATTCATTCGTTCTCCTACCTTCCCCTCTCGGCGGAAAATTCGATTTGGAGAACGATTTTGGAGGATTGGGATTTGGCTATGATTGCAGAGCTAAAGATTACAAGGTTGTGCCAATTATAGAAAATTGTGAGTATTCAGATGATGAGCGAACATATTATCATCGTATTCCTCTGCCTCACACGACTGAGGTATACACCATGGCTACTAACTCTTGGAATGAGATCAAGATTGATATATCAAGCAAAACTTATCCCTGTTCTTGTTCAGTGTACTTGAACGGATTTTGTTATTGGTTTACAAGGCTTTCATTTGATTTAGGCGATGAGAGATTTCATAGAATACAATTGCCTTCTAGGAGAGAATCcggttttgagttttattatatttttctgtGTAATGAATCCATTGCTTCTTTTTGCTCTCTTTATGATCGAAGTGAAGATTCTAAATCATGTGAAATATGGGTAATGGATGACTATGATGGAGTCAAGAGTTCATGGACAAAACTCCTAGTCGCTAGACCCTTCAAAGGCATTGAGAAGCCATTGACACTTTGGAAATGTGACGAGCTTCTTATGATTGACACCGATGGAAGAGTCATCTCTTATAATTCTAGCATAGATTCTCAAGCTCTTATTTATGTAGAAAGTATTGTTCCAATCAAGTGAGTTGAGGGCAAAGTTAAGTTCATTTTAGGAGAACTTCTTTAggggagaggttattttcataatcttttcaatgaaggacatgaaaggagtacttctttaggggagttgagtaactcagaagagtgtagaaactacttaTTTTATCGttgaatcaggaaggaagaagtggttgtagctttgaagaagatgaagcatagaaaagcagtgggctcggacgatataccgatcgaagtgtggaaagttttgggagagacaggtataacatggctcactgaccttttcaataggattttgaaaatgaagaagatgccaaatgagtggcgaaagagcactttggtgcctatctacaagaataagggcgacgtacaaaattgcatgaactataagggtattaagctaatgagtcatacaatgaagctctgggagagagtcattgagcatagattgaggcaagagtcacgggtttcggacaaccaattcgggttcatgccagggcactcaaccatggaggcaatctatctcttacgaagattgatggaaagatatagagatgggaaaaaggatttacacatggtctttatagatttggaaaaatcATATGATAGGGTCcaaagagacattctttggaggattttagagaagaaaggagtacgagtagcatatatccaagctataaaggatatgtatgaaggagcaaagactgccgtaagaactcatgaatgacaaaccgaaagcttccccataactgtaggattacatcaaggctcatccttaagttcttacctttttgcgttggtaatggatgagttaacaggacatattcaagatgatattcctgggtgtatgcttttcacagACGATagagtgttgatagatgaaactcaggaacgGGTAAATGCGaaacttaacctttggagataagtgttggaatctaaaggtcttcgcctaagccgatcaaagacttagagtacttggatctaacggaggacatgacacaggaccgagcacaatggcgttctaagattcatatagccgaccccactcagtgacttggatttttcaagtctccaaccgagaaattttcctcactcgggaaattaagggaacactagctcaacctacatgctccactcaaaAAGCCTcaacatacaagtttcaacaaaagaaaaattcaaagaacttagtgaagaaggttttagtgtatttaacacaatacgttgaaatgaagcaaaacttatttattgatatctccgataagttaaaaatatgtacatatacataagtcaaaataaacaaacaagagggagccttcacaaaggttgcttaggagaagtctcagcagtcggtagagcccagaaagagaaggtaccatagggggatcattcggagcctcagtactgaacagaaccctagaaggaggaggcatcagaggttgatcatttagagcttcattacgcggtacagccccagaagacgaaggcaataaatgcctttggaataaacccacaaacctctgatgatcaagtaaaatctgaccatcagattccttcatctggtcaagcttccttttcatgtttgtagcatagccatgtgcgagccggtgcaactgtttattctcatgcttgagccatctaatctcctgtttgagacttatcacctcagccgccaatgattcaacttggcgggttcgagcaaataggcgttgggccatattaaacagagaacctgcacactgaacactgagagcctgagaatccttaacagccaactcatcagaccgtttggaaagtagtctgttatctttgggagtgagaaggttcctggccaccaccgcagcggtcatatcattcttcatcacggaatccccaacggtaagaggactagtaggggataagaaggatgggcgccatatgttgtctggagaaggcgtggctgcctcttcaacaaggttcaagtcaaaacgacggtcggaggggccaagcattttcaaaggtgttgaagagagaagaggtcggacaaatcaagatcttagaagtgcaagaagggagcttctattGGTGGAGATTTAAGTgcgctttggaacttaatgccagcctttataaaaatctgcactcgacggagcttaagaaattgaagaggcacctgctcagatattgaagaggcgtttgctttctcaaaagctgggctgctcagaaaccacgagggccgatctcagaaattgaagaggcgtttgctttctcaaaagctgggctgctcaaagaccacgacggccgatctcagaaatcgaagaggcgcttgctttctcaaaagttgggctgcttagagaccacgagggccgatctcagaaatcgaagaggcacctgctttttcagccttgtcagcacctgtcacatgcgcACTCAGCTTTacgaaaattacgggcattctgtcgaagatttctggtgaagtagaaagcacatgaattttactgttcaatcatccactatccacatgcaacattagctcatgggtaccacatataactttgccaaagatctctgacaaagtttagacacgtgaagcttgcagctcccactatatcgctatgactaagaagggtaaaagaataacaaagaaacagcactaacaaagtttagacacatcaattttgaaggtctagctaccatattattacccacaagggtaaaggaatagcaccactgctggataattggaaagtccctgtgtgtcaacctctatgccccgtggcaaggtagactagcaaacatgcccaacctttactcacattcgagaaaacactcccaataagattgcttgctccaaaatcgaagaggcaccgcccttcgaatgtcgagagccagactcccaacatgattgttttctaaaaaatcgaagagacaccgctattcgaatctcgagagccagactcccagcaggattgctttctcaaaaatcgaagaggcaccgttctgcgaatcttgagagccagatcctcgacaggattgcttgttcgaaaaccgaagaggcaccactttctcaactttgagagccagatctcattggataaagcttgtctgtaatcttcacacgcaacatcagctttctagataccacagaccactttttcaaaatgctctgacagagttaaaacacgtgaagctagcagctcccactatcgtgctatgaccaagcagggtaaaggaatagcattactacttgttgttagggagactcctatatatgttgacctccatcctcaacggacaagTAGACCtgaaaaaaatgctcaacccttcctcatatctgagagggcactcccaacgaagcctctcgaaatactcatctttctttccccctgataatacctctgcaaacaagctacaccagagcaagaatatctcatatcatcagggttaaaagcaagagtatcccatatcatgctttttccctgtcttttcctttggccttgttcttacctgcaagacaaggagaaagagcgcaatcagtcagcacttggaatcaagcttccaatcaggaactgactgcctggaaccccttacctgattacttacctggcattgctctcgagtactcatcttcaacatcttatgcttccagagaagataccacatctgcctgaggaacagatagggcaagtgagaaggatacaaggaagcatgtggagacaagcgtaacagaacacgtgccgatacatccactactttgtcaacagcaaaagtatcctatatcagcagggtcgaacgtactctagatttgatggacttgttttgaccctcaaattcttcagtcggccttatactctggaggaaactagacaaccctccagctcagttcaagaataagcctgtggaaagttacttcttcaaaagcaaaagtatctcatatcatttcttctcatttttcttctctttatccttcatgctgcctgcaagatagggagaatgagaacaattagccggaacttgaaatcaaacttttgacctgggactgattgcttggagctttgattgcttaccttgtctgtcacttcttttagcagatcccctagctcgacgacttgggggactcctactacatggtttgtatcgcgcttgaccaagcctgaaactacaagtaagcttcaagtgaaattgatacattaccttgtgcatctccacgaattaaagataccacccttggatggaggaagagtacttccagagaagataccacatctacctatgagacagataaggcaagtgaagacgataccacacttcggtacttagaagtttcgtgattacgagatcattctcccacaatatttcccaatgtcatttgtactaaatcattcacttgtactcactaaaggagagcttgaacttatgtacttgtgtaaacccttcacaattaatgaaaactcctctattccgtggaagtagccaatctgggtgaaccatgtacatcttgtgtttgctttcctgtctctatccatttacatacttatccgcactaatgaccggagcgaTCTAGCGAAGATcccaaact belongs to Malus sylvestris chromosome 17, drMalSylv7.2, whole genome shotgun sequence and includes:
- the LOC126609804 gene encoding F-box/kelch-repeat protein At3g06240-like, giving the protein MHTQVLVTLINSPSFVAKHLSNSVDNKFSSSTCILLNRSQVHVFPDKSWKHEVLWSMINFFNDRVACTLYYGVEDLNIPFTRDDHQHVLIHGYCNGIVCVISGKNILLCNPVTREFRQLPDSFVLLPSPLGGKFDLENDFGGLGFGYDCRAKDYKVVPIIENCEYSDDERTYYHRIPLPHTTEVYTMATNSWNEIKIDISSKTYPCSCSVYLNGFCYWFTRLSFDLGDERFHRIQLPSRRESGFEFYYIFLCNESIASFCSLYDRSEDSKSCEIWVMDDYDGVKSSWTKLLVARPFKGIEKPLTLWKCDELLMIDTDGRVISYNSSIDSQALIYVESIVPIK